In the Primulina eburnea isolate SZY01 chromosome 15, ASM2296580v1, whole genome shotgun sequence genome, GGTTGAGGTTTGCCCGATCTCGGCTGGGAGCACTGCTTCAGAGCCATATACCAAGCTGAATGGTGTTTCCCCGGTAGCTGTTCGAGGTGTAGTCCGGTATGCCCAAAGAACACTGGGCAACTCTTCTACCCAGTCTTTTCCAACACCGTATAATCGGGCTCTGAGTGCCTGGACAATAGTGCGGTTGGTTACCTCAGTCTGCCCATTGGCTTGCGGGTAAGCAACTGAGGTAAAAGCCTGAGTAATCTTCATCTCCTCGCACCAAGCTCTGACTTTATTCCCCTGGAACTGCCTTCCGTTGTCAGATATAAGTTTCCGGGGGATCCCGAATCTGCAGACAATATTTTTCCACAGGAACTTAAGAACCTCTCCCTCCGTGATTTTGGCCAGGGGttctgcttccacccatttagaGAAGTAGTCAATCCCTACGAGCAAGAATTTTTTTTGAGCTCGAGCCACAGGGAAGGATCCCACAATATCCAGGCCCCACTGATCAAAAGGGCAAGAGGCCCGGATAGGTTTCATCAGGGCAGTTGGGTGATGATTAATGTTGCTATGCCTTTGACATCCCTCACATGAGCGGACTACCCGGGCGGCATCTTGATGCATTGTAGGCCACCAGAATCCAGCGAGCAAAGCCTTCCTAGCCAGGGAAGTTGCTCCAAGATGATCTCCGCAGCAGCCCTCATGGATCTCCCTTAGAACATAAATGGACTCGTCCCCGGAGATGCACTTGAGAAGGGGACCCTGGAAAGATCGCCGGTATAGGATGTCATTGATCACAACAAAACGAGCCGCTCTCTTCTTGATTTGACTGGCCTCCTGGGCATCCTCAGGTAGATAGGATCGGGAGATGTAATCCAAGATGGGGGCGGCCCAACTATCTTCCTGAGCTGGAGGAGGCCCGGTATCCACTGAGGATACCAGGCTAGTGTGGTAAGATATACCCGGCTCCCGATAATCAGCGAGTGAAGCCGCCATTTTTGCCAGGGCATCGGCTTCAGTATTTTTCTCTCGGGGAATCTGTTCTATGCTCCAATCTGTGAAATGTGCCGATGATTCTCTGATGATAGTCAGATATTTTATAAACTTATCCTCCCGGGCCTCATATGCTCCTTTTACTTGTTGGGCTACCAACTGCGAATCCGTATAAATAATGACCCGGGTAGCTCCAACATCCCGGGCCGCTTTTATCCCGATGATAACGGCCTCGTATTCTGCTTCATTATTGGAGGCCCGGAAGTCCAACCTCACTGCCAACTGTATTTTTTCCTCGGTGGGTGATATCAATAGTACTCCCACTCCACTGCCATCTTTACAGGAGGCCCCGTCTGCAAATATTCTCCAAATTCCGCCAGCCTCGGGAACAATCATCTCGGTGATAAAATCTGACAAGGCCTGGGCCTTAATTGCCTTCCTGGGCTGGTACTCGATGTCATATTCTCCCAATTCTACAGTCCACTTTACTAGCCTTCCCGAGATCTCGGGCTGAGTCATGATTCTCCCGAGAGGGGTGTTAGTCAGCACAGTGATAGGATGGGACAAGAAGTATGGGCGGAGTTTCCGTGCTGTGATCACCAGAGCTAGGGCCACCTTCTCTACCTCCGTATATCTGGTCTCGGGCCCCTTGAGCGCGTGACTCACATAGTAGACCGGCCTTTGATCGGTACCTTCCTCTCGGATCAGTACAGAGCTAACAGCATGCTCAGTGGCCGAAAGGTACACCCAAAGTTTCTCCCCGGGTCCAGGCTTCTCAAGGACAGGAAGTCCGGCGAGATGATTCTTCAATTCTTCGAAAGCCTTCTCACATTTTTCATCCCAACCAAACTCTTTGGCTTTCCTTAGAGCTTGAAAAAAGGGGTAGCTCCGGTGTGCAGATCGAGAAATGAAACGTGATAAGGCGGCGATTTTCCCTGTGAGCCTCTGCACATCCTTGACTGACTTTGGGGATGCCATTTCAGTAATAGACTTGACTTTATCCGGATTGACCTCGATTCCTCTCTCGGTGACCATGAACCCGAGGAACTTGCCGCTCTTAACCCCAAACGTGCATTTGGCCGGGTTTAACCTCACCCCATACTCTCGGAGAGTAGAGAAAGTCTCTTCGAGGTCTGGGATGAGCTCATTGTGTGTCCGAGATTTCACCAAGATATCGTCCACGTAAACCTCTACATTTCGCCCGGCTTGCTTGGTGAATATCCTGTCCATCAATCTTTGATATGTGGCCCCggcattttttaatccaaagGGCATGACCACATAGCAAAAGGTTCCTCCCGAGGTAATGAAGCTAACCTTCTCCTGATCTTCCCGGGCCAAGGGGATCTGATGGTACCCCTGATAGGCATCCATGAAGCACAGCAATTCATACCCCGATGTCGAATCCACCAgttgtgtagtgacccgttccagaatcacctactaatcaagaactaagcatgcaattaacctaattaacaataatcagagataacagcggaaaataccaacaaaataatggttatacaacccaatcgaagtctagaataactccaaataaaatatccaatacaaccatatcgaatcaaaacaataccgataaactaaaccaaccagctactcaacgtcctcctcctgctcctcctgagctgtccaacctgaggcctgccccgtgggaatggggtgtccaagaataaacaaaaccgaggacgtgagcgataagaacgcccagtacaaaagtatgagtatacagacctatatgaaatgcacatgctatgatcatgataccggggtagtcaagaaacaggagtcacaaaaggatctcaacaatgctcagtctagaggcgccaagtggatagtgccgcgcggtacacctctgggtcactgcatccactacaagacagacgtggacctaaaatgtcccggaccaccgaagccctcccgacccgtcggccactgtgtactctcggtgtccatgcgtccacaagacagggctgagcggccccaagatatagcttatctcgaaagagatacagctcaacagtaaaggctatctcgaagaagatacggctcaacatgaaatgcaacgtgcagtaataaacgtgacataatagcatgcatcatatgacatatatcaatgcaccacataatcatgcaacacatataagaatgtatactcaaccaggatatctcggatagtactttcgtacctctatcacagcaatcctaatccactggaacaaccagacaacaggtctaatccaagcctattcatcaagtgaaaaccatcactaaacttatctaccagacttaactagataatcctgagataaatactgataaaattccaaaccttcgtccgtcgctagcccgctgatgccgctagctcccaactagagcacagctctgctacaagaccagcagctccccgctagtgcccaaatctcggaacaagactagaacctgtcagaaacgactgaaatgctatggaattctctgaattggcgagtcaaaatgaggaaatccgaccactatttataggccatgttcggatcctccgaacaacacttcggaacgtccgaacgctacgtgtccattggctcttgacagctcatgatcggatcctccgatcatacacttcggaccgtccgaacatgcacgtgtccagctgctcttgacacctcatgatcggatccaccgaacctacacttcggaacgtccgaactcccacgtgtcgatcaactcttgacacctaatgatcggatccaccgaactcacttcggaccttccgacctcttcggtgcttccgaaccatcttcggtccgtccgatcatgactcggtcaaaattacacattaaaccttcttaatcaccattactccgttaattacccaatttggaattcgggctactacaagttGATCAATCCGGGGCAAGGGGTAGCAGTCTTTTGGGCACGCTTTATTCAAGTCCCTGAAATCAACGCACATTCGCCACTTACCGGATGATTTTGGAACCAAGACCACGTTGGATAACCAGGTGGGGAACTGGACCTCTCTGATCTGCCCGGCTTCCAATAATTCTCCCACCTGTTCCGCAATTATTTTGTCTTTTTCGAGACCAAAGTGCCTCTTCCTCTGCTTTATTGCCCGGGAGCCCGGGATGATATTTAACCTGTGCTCAGCCACGTGAGGGGAGATCCCTATCAATTCTGATGAGGACCATGCGAAGATATCCGCATTCTTTGTTAGGCACTGTAGTAATTGAGCCCGGGTTACTGGCTCAAGATCCCGGGCTATCCTTGTTGTTTTCAAGGGCTGCCCGGGTAAGATGCTTACTTCCTCCTGCTCCTCTCCCTCCACCATGTATACCTGTTGGGTAAAGTGCACCTCCTCCTTCCCTGGTCTCCTATTCTCTCCACTTCGTCGGGTTCTTTTATTTTCAACTTTGACGGTTTCCGCGTAGCACTTGCGGGAGGACGGCTGGTCCCCCTTTACTTCTCCGATTC is a window encoding:
- the LOC140815434 gene encoding uncharacterized protein yields the protein MVTTRKTTGNHSGPQNPEGGQENSLPSHLPEELAQLIAAAVQKALAERGLPESSHSKENEAMGESPLEKERDREENSQAFSKAPTFAMIQELEDLKKKVKELEAKAGSSQVSAPDASQGCPFSLEIVSEPLPAHFKATKIREYDGNSDPDEHLTRFENVAMLHCYSNKIKCKVFLTTLVDSAQRWFEKLKLRSIQSFAGFRDTFLHHFSSSKRYKKTAFSLFEIKQSGDESLRAYILRFNKASLEVPACAPETKTTAFTQGLKEGDFFRSLVKKQPGNFEDLLSRAEKYINMEEAQRQKRESTRKERGDRVVKTDDHTRGNNLGRFSRYTPMKPHRGEGIHICDNEKKARSYQSPPNLSYITKICSYHGECAHNTSECRKMKRAPSQSGPGASEQVAKKSRGPPWVNRDAGYGPGNKGPIRQERKGDTGQVSPSKENKDGGRSPTLGVIKMISGGSTDGDSNRARKAHSRHESFGVENTVRSEGPVISFGPRDLQGVSLPHNDALVIQAKVANYDIRRVFVDSGSSVNVIFLEALDQMNLEDYRLQPVETALFGFAGHTVYPRGEITLPLTIGAEDLRKTVMTVFTVVNAPTSYNIILGRPAMNALRAVASAYHQKLKFPVGNRIGEVKGDQPSSRKCYAETVKVENKRTRRSGENRRPGKEEVHFTQQVYMVEGEEQEEGYHQIPLAREDQEKVSFITSGGTFCYVVMPFGLKNAGATYQRLMDRIFTKQAGRNVEVYVDDILVKSRTHNELIPDLEETFSTLREYGVRLNPAKCTFGVKSGKFLGFMVTERGIEVNPDKVKSITEMASPKSVKDVQRLTGKIAALSRFISRSAHRSYPFFQALRKAKEFGWDEKCEKAFEELKNHLAGLPVLEKPGPGEKLWVYLSATEHAVSSVLIREEGTDQRPVYYVSHALKGPETRYTEVEKVALALVITARKLRPYFLSHPITVLTNTPLGRIMTQPEISGRLVKWTVELGEYDIEYQPRKAIKAQALSDFITEMIVPEAGGIWRIFADGASCKDGSGVGVLLISPTEEKIQLAVRLDFRASNNEAEYEAVIIGIKAARDVGATRVIIYTDSQLVAQQVKGAYEAREDKFIKYLTIIRESSAHFTDWSIEQIPREKNTEADALAKMAASLADYREPGISYHTSLVSSVDTGPPPAQEDSWAAPILDYISRSYLPEDAQEASQIKKRAARFVVINDILYRRSFQGPLLKCISGDESIYVLREIHEGCCGDHLGATSLARKALLAGFWWPTMHQDAARVVRSCEGCQRHSNINHHPTALMKPIRASCPFDQWGLDIVGSFPVARAQKKFLLVGIDYFSKWVEAEPLAKITEGEVLKFLWKNIVCRFGIPRKLISDNGRQFQGNKVRAWCEEMKITQAFTSVAYPQANGQTEVTNRTIVQALRARLYGVGKDWVEELPSVLWAYRTTPRTATGETPFSLVYGSEAVLPAEIGQTSTWVHTYPEDNDNARASELDLIEERRERAAIKMEAYRRRVMKAYNQRVRHREFQIGDMVLKKSNPAGDVGKLKARWEGPYKVVRRVSSSTYYLEDGQGRYLKRPWNAFHLKKYFP